The Psychrobacillus sp. FSL K6-2836 nucleotide sequence GGTTGTCTCTCGTATAGGAGCTGTGCTCTCTCGTATAATCTGAGGTCGCTCTCGTATATGGGGAGCTCTCTCGTATCACCTGGAAATTCTCTCGTATAAATCGGAATCTCTCTCGTACACTCTCGTTTAGATTGGTATCACTCTTTGCTAAAAGTTTATTTATAAGTAAAGCCCTTTGACTTGGTCAGAGGGCTTTACTTTGGAAAGATCATTTGGTATTTAGTACTTGAGGATTTTCCGATTTTCGTTAGATTTGCTTTTTTCATTATTCTGGTTGCCTCATGGTTATTGTTTAGGCGCAAGAATTGTCTGCACTCCTTGTTTGATAGTGTTTTTCTAGCTATTAAAAAATATTCTTTGATTGTATGTTGGTGTGCAGTTTGACTTGGCGTACTACACTTAGGACAAATCCATCGGAGCTTAACCTTTTTGATTCCAATATAGGTACAATTTTCGCAAATAACTCCAGTGATTAAATCTTTGGGATCAATCGAATAGTAATCACTTAGCGGAAATGGTTGATAGTCCTTGTTTTTCTGTAAAATGAGATTTTTTATTCGTTCGAGTTGCGTTACGTTTAAATGGGGCTTTTGAGTTTTTATTGCTCGCAGATAAGAGAGTAAATCGTTTTGTAAGAGAATAGTTGTCCGGTTGGAGGAATTAATGATGTGCAGAGTTTCAAAAGCGAAGACAACGGCACCTAGGACTGGAAGATTGATATTGAATTGTTTGAAAAACTGGGTTAGTTGATAAATATAATCTTCTACCTGAGATTCGGGGCTGCGACTGACATTTTTCACTCCATTTGCAAGTGTCTGAACCATCTGGCTGGGGTTAGTTGTAATTTCAACGGTATCTTTGAAATTTTTTACTTCTAGGATTAATGCGTAGTGTGGCGTAACAATTAGGATATCCATTTGAATTAGCTTTTCGGCATATAGACTGACGTTGTGGTATGCGTGAAACGAGTACGGGAGTTTTAGTTTTGCCAGTTCGCGCATTACTACTTCTTCACCAATGTCTCCGGCGGCTTTGTTTTTTGCTTTTTTCAGCATACTTTTATGCATTGGATGAGATATTGGGAGTCTTAGCGCAATAGAATTTAGTGCTTCTGATTCTAAAGTTGTTTTGAATGGTTTTACTATCAATATTTATCACCTCAATAATAGATTAGCATAGTACTTTCAGGGAATCCATTTAATTTCCATTTTTACGTTTTAATTAGATATTGTGCTGTAGAAATGGAATTGTTACATATTTTAAACAATTTAATAATCGATGGTTTTTCAGTATTTAACGTTGATATGAATGGAATTTTCAATAGAATGCAAGTTAGTGGATTAAGAAATTGTTCGGGATTATATAATATTATGATGCTGTTAGATTTCATGATTTTAATGTGCTTTTCGCTTTTAGACGAAAAGCTTCCGATTGGGTTTTACTCTGGATATGTGAGGATTCTACTCTTGTATGAATGTGGCTCTCTCGTATAGGAGGTGATCGCTCTCGCGTAAGCGATGATCAATCTCGTATAGGTGGTGATTGCTCTCGTATCGGCTATGATCATTCTCGTATAGAATGCGATCTCTCTTTTATGCACTAGGGTCTCTCGTACAGAGGTTGATTGCTCTCGCATAGGCGATGATCATTCTTGTATAGACTGGGATCGCTCTCGTATGCGCTAGGTCTCTCGTATAGGGGTGGATTGCTCTCGCATGGGAGACGATCATTCTCGTATAGAAAGGGATCTCTCTCGTATGCGTTGGGGTCTCTCGTATAGGGATGGATCGCTCTCGCATAAGCGATGATCATTCTCGTATAGACTGGGATCGCTCTCGTATGGGTCGGGTTCTCTCGTTTAGGGGTGGATTGCTCTCGCATAGGCGATGATCACTCTCGTATAGACTAGTTTCTCTCTCGTATGCACTAGGGTCTCTCGTCCAGATGGTGATTACTCTCGTATCGGCGACGATCATTCTCGTATAGAATGGGATCGCTCTCGTATATATAGCAATCACTCTCGCATAGGGCATTTTCTTTATGTGGGCATTATTAAAGGACCCGCCGTATTTAGGCGGGTCCTTGGGAGTGAATAGCGGTTCGCTGAGCGCTTTAATTCAAGGTAATATAAGTTTTATTTACTAAGGATTGCTTGTAAGATGTCGACGACTTGGTCGATTTCTTCCGTTGTTACGGTTAGTGGTGGCAGGAGGCGGATGACGTTTGGTCCTGCCGCTACTAGTAGTAGACCTGCTTCGTCGGCTGCTGTTATGTAGGCTGCAACTTCTTCTTCGCAGACGATTCCAAGTAATAGACCAGAGCCGACTAGCTGATTGGTTGGTAGAGCTTCATTTAATTTCTCGATAAAATAAGCAGATTTTTTATTCACATCTGCTATAAATTCCGGTACAAATACGTTATCCAATACTGTTTGTGCGACGGCTACCGCTAGAGGATTTCCTCCGAAGGTCGTGCCGTGTGTGCCTGGACCTAATGAGTCGTGTAGGTCTGCTGTTCCGAGCATAGCACCGATTGGGAAGCCACCGCCAAGCCCTTTGGCTAACGTCATAATGTCAGGTTTTAGGACTGTTTGCTCGTATGCATAGCGAGTACCTGTACGGCTAATGCCTGTTTGGACTTCGTCTACTATGAGTAGGATTCCATTGGCTGCGCATATGTCCGTGATAGCCTGTGCAAATTCCGGTGTTACTTGGTTGACTCCGCCTTCTCCTTGGATTACTTCGAGCATGATTGCGCCGACTTCATCGTCGATTACTGCTTCTAATGCAGTTACGTCGTTGAAGGGTACTGTTTTGAACGTTTCGAGCAATGGACCGAAGCCGCTGCGTATTTTGTCCTGACCAGTTGCGGACATGGCACCGAATGTGCGACCGTGGAATGATTTTTCAAAGGTGATGATCGTGTGCTTTCCAGTATGTTTGCGTGCCAGCTTGATAGCTGCTTCGTTCGCCTCTGCTCCGCTATTACAGAAGAATGCGTGAGCAAAATGTGTATCATTTACAAGAGTTTCAGCAAGTTTTTCTTGTTCTGGGTTTTCGAATAAGTTCGAGATATGCCAGAGTTTTTCACTTTGCTGTTGAATCGCTTGGACCACTGCAGGATGAGTGTGCCCCAGACTGAGCACAGCTATACCACTTGTAAAATCGAGATAGTTTTTTCCAGTATTGTCCGTAACGATCGTACCTTTACCTTTCACAAGGTGAATAGGTCGGCGAGTATAGTTTTGGAATAAAGAGCTCATGCGTATACCTCCTGCTGCAAAATTGTTGTGCCGGATAGCTGATCTCCGACGATTTGGACGGAGGGAATACCTGCTGTTAGGCAATCAAGAGCCGCTGTTACTTTTGGAATCATCCCACCGTATATATCACCCGAAGTGATCCATTCGGTAATTTTATCAGAGGTAACAGTTTCTTGTACCTCTCCATCTATTTTTATACCTGGCGTGTCGGTTACGAGTTGCAGGCTTACTGCTTTTATTGCTAAAGCGACTTCGCTTGCTACAGTGTCGGCATTGATGTTCAGTGGGTCTCCATCTGTGGTGCAGCCAATGCTTGAAATGACTGGCGTGATTCCATTTTTCAGTAATACTTCAATAAATGATGTATTCACTTGTTGGATTTCTCCGACAAATCCGTACGTTGCTTCATCTAATAGCTCGCATTGTAACAGCTGACTATCGTAGCCACTAAGACCGATTGCTTGGATTCCGCTTTTATTCAGCTGGTGCACTAGTGCTGGATTTACTTGACCGACTAGTGTTGACTGGACAATCCCGATTGCTTCGGCGGATGTCACTCGTATTCCGTTAATAGAAATGGTCGAGATTCCGTTACTTGCAAGGGCTTTGTTGATCGCAGGTCCCCCGCCGTGAACGATGACGATTTCACGTCCAGATACTTGCAGTCTTTTGAAATTGGTGAAGAAGTTTTCATTTAACCCCTCAAGCATGCTACCGCCCAGCTTGATGACGATGCGTTTAGGAGCGGTAAGTTGCGTTGATTTGGACGTAGTCATATGTCAAATCGCACCCCCAAGCAGTTCCTTGGCCGTTGCCTTGATGAATATCGACGAAGATTTTGACTTCTGGCTGCTTCAAATAAACGATTAAATCATCCTCTGAAAAAGGTACAGGCTCGCCGTTTTCTACAACTTTTGTTGTCCCTAGCAGGATTGTAATGGCGTTTGGATCAATTGTTGCACCGCTATAGCCGACCGCTGCAATGATTCGTCCCCAGTTTGCGTCATTACCAAAAATGGCAGTTTTCACAAGCGGAGATCCAACTACTGTTTTTGCTATTTTACGTGCTTCTATATCAGTAATAGCACCTTTTACTTCCACTTCAATTAGTTTCGTTGCGCCTTCCCCGTCTTTGGCAATCATTTTAGCTAGATCTTGAGACACAGTGTGTAAGGTTTCTACGAAGTTTTCCCAGTCTGGATGGTCTGGTGTTAACGTATTATTTTGTGCCATTCCATTTGCCATCACGATGACCATGTCATTTGTCGATGTGTCGCCATCAACAGTAATTGCGTTGAAAGTAACGTCTGTGATTGCTTTTAGTGCGTCCTGAAGATGGTTGGATTCGATATTTGCATCGGTAGTGATAAAACCAAGCATCGTTGCCATATTTGGTTCAATCATGCCAGAGCCTTTTGCGGTCCCTGCGATAATAACCTCTTTACCATCAATGATTGTTGAATAAGTTGTATTTTTTGTTACGGTATCTGTTGTCATGATTGCTAAAGAGAAGTCGATCGCACCTTCTAGTTCGTCCGCAGGTTCTAACGTTTGAATCCCTATAGTTACTGGCTCCATTTTCATGAGCTCCCCGATAACTCCAGTTGAGGCAACACCGATAAGTGATTGATCTATCCCTAGTTTTTCTGCCGTTAGTTTTTGCATCGTGTATGCGTCTGCCATCCCTTGTTTTCCTGTGCAGGCATTGGCATTCCCAGCGTTGACGATGATTGCTTGCATTTTACCTGTTTCATATACGACATCTTTTGTGATTAGTAGTGGTGCCGCTTTGATGGCATTTGTTGTGAAAACTCCAGCTACACTTGCAGGGACGTCGCTAACAAGTAATGCAAGATCTTTTTTCTTATGTTTTAGGCCGCAATGGATACCTGTTGCTTGGAAACCCTTTGGTGAAGCGATGTTTTTATAGGAAATGCTTTTCATCGTAATCGTTTTTGTAGTCATCGGTTATTCCTCCTCTTTCTAGATAAATAGTGGGACTTGCTGAAGACCAGTCGTTTGGTCGAGATTAAACTGTACGTTCATATTTTGAATTGCCTGGCCCGCTGCTCCTTTTACGAGGTTGTCGATGACCGAAACGATGGTCGCGCGATTTGTGCGCGGGTCGACTTTGACGTGAATATCACAGAAATTAGAGCCGTACACTTGATTGGTACCGAATTTGTTCGTTTGTTCGATAATTCGGACGAACGGATGGTTTGCATATGTTTCTTTTAATGCGTTTGTCAGTTGTTGCTCGGTAACGTTCGGTTTAAGAGAGGCGTAGCTTGTTGCTAGAATTCCTCTAGTCATCGGAACAAGATGTGTCGTAAAGGTGATAGGTGATTCTAGATTTGCAAATAAGTTGATTGCCTGTTCTATTTCCGGTATATGTTGGTGTTCATGTATTTTATAAATAGCAGTGTTTTCATTTGTTTCGCTGAAATGCGTCATTTGAGATGGTTTGTTACCTGCTCCTGACACGCCACTTTTTGCATCTATGATGAGATTCGCCCCGTCGATCAGATTTTCCTTTAGTAGTGGTAACAATGAAAGCAATACTGCGGTAGGGTAGCATCCCGGGTTTGCGATTAGATCTGCTTGCCTAATTGCTTCTTCGTTCCACTCTGTTAGACCATAGACACTTTTTTCTACTGCGTCAGATGGAGCTGGTGTTTTTTTGTACCACTGCTCATAGTCTACTGGATTTTTCAAACGGAAATCACCGGACAAATCAATAAGCTTTGGACCGCTTCCTATTAAAGAGGGTAAAATATCGGTAGATACCCCTGAGGGAGTACTCGTAAAAATGACATCATATTCTGTTAGTCTATTATGTTCGATTGCTAGAAGCGCTTGATCGTAAATATTCATTAAATGTGTATATTTATTCGAAAATTGTATTCCTTCTTCTGAAGAAGTGAATAAATCAATATACTCGGCATCCGGATGATTATGCAATAATCTTATTAATTCTAGACCACCATAACCCGTTGCTCCTATAATTCCTATTTTCATCCTTATCACTCCAACCGTAAGATAATGATTAGTATAATACTGCATAATTATAAAGTCAATTGTATTTTTAATTATTATTGTGAATATTTATCTGATGAGTTGATGAAAATAAACCCCCTTACTTTACGCAAGGGGGTTGGATTAGTTATTCGAATTGTTTTTGTTACCATTGCCATTGTTATTACCATTGTTGTTATCATTGTTGTTATCATTGTTATTGTTATTGTTATTGTTACCATTGCCATTGTTATTACCGTTGTTTTTGTTTCCGTTATTCGGTTTGTTATTTGATTTATCTTCGTTCTTTTTCTTTTCTTGCCCTGGTTTTTCATTGGAATTATTTGTTGGCTTGGCTTCTGTTGTTGGCTGTTCTTGATTGATATTTGTGTCTGTTTTTTTAGTATTTTGTTTTGGTGGGTTCTTTTGTTCCTTACTTGTTGCTGGTGTATTTGAATTTGATGACTTTTCTTCTTTTTTAATTTGTCCGGGAGGCTTTGTTGTAGGCTGTGCTTTTTTCGATTTTGTCTCCACAGAACTCTTGTCTGATGATGATTTTGCTTTTTTTACTTCCTGGACCGCTTTTTCAATTTGTTTTTTGAGCTTCGGTTTATCTTCTTTTTCATAAACGGTTGTGACAGCAAGTTCTTTCTTTTCTGTACTTACTTGTTCTACTGCTTTTGCTAACACCGAATCGATCGATTGACCCTTCCAATCTTTCATTGCTCCTGTAGTTGAATGAAGAGACATAACTTTGCCTTCCTCGTCTACACCGATTTCAATAGTCGAATCCCCTTCCACTTGTATGTAGGCGTAGGCAGTAGTTGTTTGTGGAAACCACGATGCAACTAAAAATATAAGTAGGACTGCAGCTACTAAGGCTGGCGCTATGAAAATTGGTTTCACTCGTTTTGAAGATGTGGATGGGGCAATTAAACGAAACTCTGCTTCTTCACCAATTTGAACGTCTTCAATAAGTGGAACTCCACGAAGAAATTCGCCATCTTCTGTAAGAAAAACAGAGTAGGCAGCCTTCTTTTCGCAAACAATGCCTCTATATTTGCGCATCATATGATTTCTCCTTTCACGTAGTCTTTTATATAAACGAAGTCACTGTTCAATAGAAGTACAACTGCAATTATGTATTTTCGTTGCCGTTCCAATGTTTTTCTCGACACTTCCACCAGTGCTTCTATTTCTTTCAAAGGTAGTTTTTTAGTTTTTATTAATAGTCCATATAGTTCTTCTGAATCTGCGGTAATTTGAGCAATTTGAAAGGCTGTTTTTCTAGCGTCCTTATGTTTTGGTGCTGCTTTTGTCAGTTCGTCAAATGATAAGTTAAAGTTGGATAATAATTCGCTATATTTTATCAGTTCTTCTCGTCTTGTTTCTTTAAATTGCTCTTCCGAATATGTAGTTACTGCGTGCTGTTTTAATAAAAAATGATCATCTTCCAATTCATTTTCACCGTTATCAAAGAGTAATTCTTGTTTATATCGAACCGCTTCTTTACGGATAAAATCAATTAAGCGTCTTTTTATAATTAAGTGGGCAAATGTTTGGAAAGAAGCATTTTCAGTTGGATTATATGCATTTATCGCTTCGTGACAACCATTTAACGCAATGCTGAATTCCTCATCCTGTTCATCAATCGTTCGTTTACATATGAAACTAGCTGTTTTTTTCAAAAAAAGGGTATGAGCAAGAAGGAGGTCATTTAAAACCTCCTCATCACCCGCTTGCGCCTTTGTTATAAGCTCTTGCATATTTTGTTTTGGTTTTGTTTTGAATAGACCTTGCATAATTGACAAGAGCATACATACCCTCCGTTCCCATGTTTCCCTTAGCCTATTATTTTACTCGGCCGAGTAGAGAATGAAAAGCGGTGCTATTTTTGTTTTGGTAGTTTCTTAAATTACTAGACGAAATTAAAAGTATCTACACGATTTATTTCATCTCTTAAAATAGTGTTTTATTTGAAATGGATTTATTTTTGATCTTTGTTCTTATTGTTTTCGTGTTTTTCAGCTTTGTGTTCTTCCTTCAAAGCTTTCTTTTCTGCTTTATGTTCAGCTTGTAATGCTTTGCGTTCTTCTTTTTGTTCTGTTTGAAGTGCTTTTCTTTCTTCTTTTTCAGCTTGCTTAGTTTCTTTCGCTGGTTGTTCAACGACAGTTTCTTCTTCAACTGGTTTTACTACAGGAGTTTCTGTTGCAGGTTCTTCTGTTTTCGGCTGTTCTGTTACAGGAGGCTGTTTTACAGGTTCTTCTGTTTTAG carries:
- the sigI gene encoding RNA polymerase sigma-I factor, which encodes MLLSIMQGLFKTKPKQNMQELITKAQAGDEEVLNDLLLAHTLFLKKTASFICKRTIDEQDEEFSIALNGCHEAINAYNPTENASFQTFAHLIIKRRLIDFIRKEAVRYKQELLFDNGENELEDDHFLLKQHAVTTYSEEQFKETRREELIKYSELLSNFNLSFDELTKAAPKHKDARKTAFQIAQITADSEELYGLLIKTKKLPLKEIEALVEVSRKTLERQRKYIIAVVLLLNSDFVYIKDYVKGEII
- the argB gene encoding acetylglutamate kinase, whose translation is MTTSKSTQLTAPKRIVIKLGGSMLEGLNENFFTNFKRLQVSGREIVIVHGGGPAINKALASNGISTISINGIRVTSAEAIGIVQSTLVGQVNPALVHQLNKSGIQAIGLSGYDSQLLQCELLDEATYGFVGEIQQVNTSFIEVLLKNGITPVISSIGCTTDGDPLNINADTVASEVALAIKAVSLQLVTDTPGIKIDGEVQETVTSDKITEWITSGDIYGGMIPKVTAALDCLTAGIPSVQIVGDQLSGTTILQQEVYA
- the argJ gene encoding bifunctional ornithine acetyltransferase/N-acetylglutamate synthase, which produces MTTKTITMKSISYKNIASPKGFQATGIHCGLKHKKKDLALLVSDVPASVAGVFTTNAIKAAPLLITKDVVYETGKMQAIIVNAGNANACTGKQGMADAYTMQKLTAEKLGIDQSLIGVASTGVIGELMKMEPVTIGIQTLEPADELEGAIDFSLAIMTTDTVTKNTTYSTIIDGKEVIIAGTAKGSGMIEPNMATMLGFITTDANIESNHLQDALKAITDVTFNAITVDGDTSTNDMVIVMANGMAQNNTLTPDHPDWENFVETLHTVSQDLAKMIAKDGEGATKLIEVEVKGAITDIEARKIAKTVVGSPLVKTAIFGNDANWGRIIAAVGYSGATIDPNAITILLGTTKVVENGEPVPFSEDDLIVYLKQPEVKIFVDIHQGNGQGTAWGCDLTYDYVQINATYRS
- the argC gene encoding N-acetyl-gamma-glutamyl-phosphate reductase, whose protein sequence is MKIGIIGATGYGGLELIRLLHNHPDAEYIDLFTSSEEGIQFSNKYTHLMNIYDQALLAIEHNRLTEYDVIFTSTPSGVSTDILPSLIGSGPKLIDLSGDFRLKNPVDYEQWYKKTPAPSDAVEKSVYGLTEWNEEAIRQADLIANPGCYPTAVLLSLLPLLKENLIDGANLIIDAKSGVSGAGNKPSQMTHFSETNENTAIYKIHEHQHIPEIEQAINLFANLESPITFTTHLVPMTRGILATSYASLKPNVTEQQLTNALKETYANHPFVRIIEQTNKFGTNQVYGSNFCDIHVKVDPRTNRATIVSVIDNLVKGAAGQAIQNMNVQFNLDQTTGLQQVPLFI
- a CDS encoding nuclease-related domain-containing protein, with amino-acid sequence MIVKPFKTTLESEALNSIALRLPISHPMHKSMLKKAKNKAAGDIGEEVVMRELAKLKLPYSFHAYHNVSLYAEKLIQMDILIVTPHYALILEVKNFKDTVEITTNPSQMVQTLANGVKNVSRSPESQVEDYIYQLTQFFKQFNINLPVLGAVVFAFETLHIINSSNRTTILLQNDLLSYLRAIKTQKPHLNVTQLERIKNLILQKNKDYQPFPLSDYYSIDPKDLITGVICENCTYIGIKKVKLRWICPKCSTPSQTAHQHTIKEYFLIARKTLSNKECRQFLRLNNNHEATRIMKKANLTKIGKSSSTKYQMIFPK
- a CDS encoding anti-sigma factor domain-containing protein; this encodes MRKYRGIVCEKKAAYSVFLTEDGEFLRGVPLIEDVQIGEEAEFRLIAPSTSSKRVKPIFIAPALVAAVLLIFLVASWFPQTTTAYAYIQVEGDSTIEIGVDEEGKVMSLHSTTGAMKDWKGQSIDSVLAKAVEQVSTEKKELAVTTVYEKEDKPKLKKQIEKAVQEVKKAKSSSDKSSVETKSKKAQPTTKPPGQIKKEEKSSNSNTPATSKEQKNPPKQNTKKTDTNINQEQPTTEAKPTNNSNEKPGQEKKKNEDKSNNKPNNGNKNNGNNNGNGNNNNNNNNDNNNDNNNGNNNGNGNKNNSNN
- a CDS encoding acetylornithine transaminase, with the translated sequence MSSLFQNYTRRPIHLVKGKGTIVTDNTGKNYLDFTSGIAVLSLGHTHPAVVQAIQQQSEKLWHISNLFENPEQEKLAETLVNDTHFAHAFFCNSGAEANEAAIKLARKHTGKHTIITFEKSFHGRTFGAMSATGQDKIRSGFGPLLETFKTVPFNDVTALEAVIDDEVGAIMLEVIQGEGGVNQVTPEFAQAITDICAANGILLIVDEVQTGISRTGTRYAYEQTVLKPDIMTLAKGLGGGFPIGAMLGTADLHDSLGPGTHGTTFGGNPLAVAVAQTVLDNVFVPEFIADVNKKSAYFIEKLNEALPTNQLVGSGLLLGIVCEEEVAAYITAADEAGLLLVAAGPNVIRLLPPLTVTTEEIDQVVDILQAILSK